One window of Nicotiana tomentosiformis chromosome 11, ASM39032v3, whole genome shotgun sequence genomic DNA carries:
- the LOC138901592 gene encoding uncharacterized protein, whose amino-acid sequence MVLAPVAPPLAQPVRGGGQAVRGGGQAIRARPKVESSDAVITDFVPVFHRDALVLFDLGSTYSYVSSYFALYLILPRDFLSALVYVSMLVGDSIVVDHVYRSFVVFIGSLATSVDILLLDMVDIDVILGMDWLSPYYAILDYHAKTVTLAMSGLPGLEWRGTPCHSTSRVILM is encoded by the exons atggttttggcaccggttgctccaccactCGCTCAGCCAGTTAGAGGAGggggtcaggctgttagaggtggaggtcaggccattagag ctagacCTAAGGTAGAGTCATCTGACGCCGTCATTACAGAttttgttccagttttccatagagatgccttagttctatttgatttgggctctacttattcatatgtgtcatcctattttgctttatatctGATTTTGCCTCGTGATTTTTTGAGTGctcttgtatatgtgtccatgcttgtgggagattctattgttgtagatcatgtttatcgctcGTTTGTGGTTTTTATCGGGAGCCTTGCGACTAGTGTAGAtatcctacttcttgatatggtggacattgatgttattttgggcatggattggttgtcaccttattatgctattttggactatcacgccaagacggtgactttagccatgtcggggttgcctggattagagtggagagggactccttgCCATTCTACTAGTAGGGTTATTCTTATGTAA